The Desulfovibrio sp. TomC genome segment AGGATCTTCTGGCCTATGCGGATCGAGCAGGATTCGGGGTGGTGGAGATCCGCAGAGAGATCTCATCAGGGACCAAGGACCAGCGGTCGGAACGAAAGAAGATCATGGCCCTGGCCCAGGACCGGCGCATCGACGCAATCCTGGTGACAGAATTGACTCGCTGGGGGCGCAGCACCACGGACCTAGTCCAGACCCTCCAGAATCTCCAGGCCTGGAACGTTTCCCTGATCGCGCAGACCGGTCTCCAGTTTGACCTGAGCACGCCCCAGGGAAAACTGATCGCGTCCATGATGGCCGCGTTGGCAGAGTTCGAGAGAGATCTGCTTCGGGAATGGGTGCGGTCCGGCATCGCCGCGGCCAAGGCGCAGGGTAAGACCTTTGGGCGCAGGCCTGGTCATCGCCCAAAGGCCGACCGCCTGGCCCCCAAGGTGCTCCGCCTCGTCGAAGAGGACCGGTCATATCGAGACATCGCCAAAGAATTGAAGCTCAGCAAGAATACGGTGATGAGCATCGTTCACCGGCACAGAAACGCCAAGATCGATATAACAGGCTAAACTTTTTGATGTACTTGCCATGCCCCTGACACCCAAAGACCTGCTCGAAGCTACTTGATTCCTGGTGGCATGAATGTTGGGTTTGGGCCTCGTCAACCGTCTTTCCTTGAGCCAGAGCAACCTCAGCCTCACGCAGCATGGTGATAATCTGCTCGGGAGAGTGTCCTTTCCTGCCCATCTTCCTTACTCCTTGGCCAGAATCCTAACTTAATTCCTGGCTCAGGTTTAGGGGGGCAGGTCAGACGCACTAGGGGAAAAATTTTCTTGAAGAAAATGATAACTCAGAAATAAAAACGGAAGCGGAATGGCTGACAAATATTGTGATCTCAAAATTGCAAGCCTTATTTTTAATTACAAATTGCAAAGTTAAAGAATCTTTTGATGTACAACCATCAAGCATTTCGTACTGCAAAGAATTTTGACCGCAATTATAAGACAGCCTGATTTCCTTAAAGTTATTCGAAAAAAGAGGGGTGTTTCCAGACCCTTTCACCGTAAGTTTGTATAATCCAGGATATAAATTGATATGTGGCCCGTATAACAGCAAGCCGTCTTGACAATTTGAGCGTAGAACACCGCCTTCTTTAATTCCTATTTCTGACTGTATCCGATGGTCTGAAGCTTTAAAAATTACATTTGAAAAATATCCTTCAGACATCACTCTTGAAATTAACATGTTAAAATGAAAATATTGAATCAAACGACTATATTCACGGGCTAAAATCCATCGCATTCGGCGACCGTATTGTTTTGTTCGCTCAAATCCATTACAAGATAAAATTAATTCACTTATAAGCCTGGTGATTCCTTCACGAAGGCTGTTAACAGTTGTCCCTGGAAGAAAATAAACAAGATCTTTAACATCATCAAAGACAGACAAAGGTGTGACTATAACTGGTGCCTTAGAAAGAAGCCCCAAACGAACGGCTGCGCTGCTTGATTCTGATGACCTTTGATAAGGGTAGATAATCATATCGGCTTGCATTAAATATCCCAAACTTTCTTCGTCAGCAAGGTAATCAGTTATAAATAGTGTATTGTCAGCAAAATTTGTTTCAAGAGCTAATTTC includes the following:
- a CDS encoding recombinase family protein, with the translated sequence DLLAYADRAGFGVVEIRREISSGTKDQRSERKKIMALAQDRRIDAILVTELTRWGRSTTDLVQTLQNLQAWNVSLIAQTGLQFDLSTPQGKLIASMMAALAEFERDLLREWVRSGIAAAKAQGKTFGRRPGHRPKADRLAPKVLRLVEEDRSYRDIAKELKLSKNTVMSIVHRHRNAKIDITG